The genomic DNA TCCCAAGCAGAAACCATCACCACCTATCCTGGTTTAAGCAAAGACTTAGGAAAATTAGCAGCTAGTCAATATTTAGCCGAAATCGTTTTATGTCAAGCTTTAAGTGAGCATCCCCAAGAAGAAATGTATGAGTTACTGAACGAGCATCTCCAGCGTTTAGAAGCATTACCCAAGGGATCTGATGTAGTTGCACATTTAGCTCATGGAGTCTTTCATCTCCTAGCTTTAGGAGGATTAGCTCCTCAAGTCCAATTTTGCTGTTTAACCCAGCGTCCTTTAATTCCAGATCCAACTAACCCCAACTGGCAAGTAGGCTTTAGCATTACAGCAGGGGGAGCAGTTTGTTTACAAGCCTGGGAACAGTTAAGGAAACAACGAGAACAGCCAAAAAAAGCGGCAGAAAATTCTTTAGATGGTCAAAATTCCCCAAAACCAGCCTATGAAAAGGTTTTCCATCACCAAGACCTGCCCAAAATCTCCCGTCGCTTGGGAAGTAAAGAACTAGAAATGTTCCAACAGTTGTCCCAACCAGAGATAATGCAAATAGAAGCAGCCACAAATTATGGCTGGTTAACCGTTGAGCAGATTTTGCGCCAGTACACTCAGTATCATCTGGGTCGCCCTATTCGCTCTGCCACATTGATTGATTCTTACTTTGCCGCGAACCATGATGCAATCGTCTGATTTAGATCGAAAAGTCCAACCCTCATCACCAAGCCAAGCTAAAAACAAGAATAAGGGATCAGAAACTAAAAGACCCAATCATTTACGTTCTGCTACCCAACCTAAATCCAGTCAAAATAACTGCTCAGAAATGTCTGTCAATGATATTTCTAAAACACCGAATTTGGATACAAAAACGAACCAGGGCGATCCCCAAGAACAAATACTGCCCCAGGAAGAACAACTTTTACAAAGTAATGATTTAAATGAAAAAAAAGATCATTTACAAGTAGACACAACAGAAATATCACAAAATAATGGTTCAGGTTCTGGTGGAGAAAATACATCAGGAGTAGAGGAAACTACAGGATTTTTCCCAGTCTTAAAAAATCCCAACTTTATCGCCCTTTGGGGTGGACAGGTTTTTTGTCAATTGTCAGATAAAGTATATCTCGTCTTGATGATTGCTTTAATTAACAGCGAATTTCAACATAGTGGTCAGAGTATTAGTGGTTGGGTATCAGCCCTGATGATGATCTTCACAATTCCCGCAGTTTTATTTGGTTCATTAGCAGGTGTATTTGTAGATCGTTGGTCAAAGAAAGCCGTATTAGTAGCATCAAATATTTGGCGGGGTATTTTAGTTTTAATAATTCCTTTCTTACTGTGGTTAACCCATGATTGGCAACCTGTGGGAGTTTTGCCTGTGGGATTTTTAATGATATTAGCAGTAACTTTTTTAGTTTCTACACTAACTCAGTTTTTTGCCCCAGCCGAACAAGCAGTAATTCCTTTAATAGTCGAAGAACAGCATTTACTTTCAGCTAATTCCTTGTACACAACCACAATGATGGCATCAGTAATTGTGGGGTTTGCCGTAGGAGAACCAGTGTTAGTATTAGCAGATAGCATCTGGAAAGGATTAGGTGGTAGTGGTGGACTAGGTAAAGAAATTTTAGTCGGTGGTAGTTATGCGATCGCAGGTATGATCCTATTACTACTTAAAACCAACGAAAAACCCCACCCCCCAGAAACAGAATTTCCCCACGTTTTTGAGGATCTCCGCGATGGGTTACGTTACCTCAAAGAAAATCGTCGCGTCCGCAACGCCTTATTACAACTAACTATCTTATTTTCTATCTTCGCCGCTTTAACTGTCCTTGCCGTTCGCATGGCAGAAATTATCCCCAATTTAAAAGCATCCCAATTTGGGTTTTTACTCGCAGCCGCTGGTGTGGGTATCGCCGTTGGTGCAGCAATACTTGGTCAATTTGGGCAACGTTTCGCCTACAGACAGCTAAGTTTATGGGGTTGTCTAGGGATGGCAGCATCATTAGTCTCTATTTCCTTCTTTAACACCCAACTCTGGTTAGTTCTACCCCTCATTACCCTAGTCGGTGTATTTGGGGCTTTAGTGGGTATCCCCATGCAAACAGCCATCCAAACAGAAACCCCTCCAGAAATGCGTGGTAAAGTCTTTGGATTACAAAACAATGTTGTCAACATTGCCTTATCTCTACCCCTGGCATTAGCAGGTTTAGCAGAAACTTTTATAGGTCTACAGTCAGTATTTTTTGGGTTAGCTATCATAGTTTTCTTAGCAGGTATCCTCACCTGGTATAATTCCCATGAGTAGTTATCAAATTAGAGATTATCAATTAGTTAAGACGGTAATTCGTTTTCATGCTAAACTTAGACCAGCCAAAATTCAGGAAATACTTGCTGGGGATCAACCCAATATGATCGTGATTTAAGTTGTCATTATTCAAGTAATTTACAACTTATAAAATTCCTAAATACAACCATAATTAACTTTCTAGTTAGCTTAGTTATTCACTAAACCTTTGCCACTAGAAAATGGTTAATATGATAAGTTTTGAGGATCATCGAAAATCAGCAAATATGACAGGATAAAAACAGCTAACTATAAAAATATAAACTTAAGTATTCAGCTATTAGCCTTTAGTAGTCAGCTTTTTTAAAGGTTATGTCAGAAATCAGTAGATAATTAAAAACTGATTTATAAAATATTCTGACTCCTGACTCCTGAATTTTTAGATATAAACCCGCTTTTTTTCACAACTAATTAAAGAATGCGTATAGCCTGGATTGGAAAAAAAACACCCTTTTGCGGCAATGTCACCTACGGACGAGAAATTACAAACAGATTATTAGATAGGGGACATGAAGTAAGTTTTCTCCACTTTGCTCAAGAGGAATCAGAATCAGATAAATCCTCTAACTTTAAGGAAGTTTCTTTACCTTTTATTTATAAGTCCCAAGTTTACACTATCCCCACTTTCAAAGCTACCAAGCTTTTGAGTGATTCCCTACGGGAAATAAAACCAGATATAGTTCATGCTTCCCTAACTCTATCTACTTTGGATTTTGCTTTACCAGAAATTTGTGAAGAATTAAATCTACCTTTGGTTGCTACTTTTCACCCTGCTTTTGCAGGAAAAGGAGCAAAACTAATATCTGGTACTCAAATTTTAGCCTATCAGCTATATGCACCTTTTTTAGATAATTATCATCAAGTAATTATTTTTTCTCAAATTCAAAAAGAATTATTAGCTAAAATGGGAGTTAGAGAAAGCAAAATAGCTGTTATTCCTAACGGTGTGGATACTGTTAAATATTCTCCTGGTACTTCTGATATCAAAAAAGAATTTAAAGCAGAACGTTTATTTGTTTACCAAGGTCGCATAGCTCCCGAAAAAAATATAGAATCTCTACTCAAGGCCTGGAAACAGTCAGATATGGGAGCGAATAGTAAGTTATTGATAGTTGGTGATGGTGTCTTGAGATCATCTTTAGAACCATTTTATGGATCAGAATATGGGATTATTTGGTTAGGATTTGTAGCTAATGAAGAACGCAGAATAGAAATTTTAAGAGGTGCAGATGTCTTTATTTTGCCATCTTTAGTTGAGGGTTTATCTTTATCTTTGTTAGAAGCAATGTCCTGTGGTTTAGCTTGTTTAGCTACAGATGTCGGTGCAGACGGAGAAGTATTAGAAAAAGGTGCTGGGGTAGTTCTGAATACAAAAGATATAACTTCGCAACTACGAACCCTTTTACCTTTATTTAGAGATCATTCAGAATTAACTACTCTGTTAGGTCAAAAAGCTAGAAATCGAGTTTTAGAACGTTATACTCTCAATGATAATGTTACTCAATTGGAAGGTCTTTATACCCAAGTTTTAGCACCAAGACCTTTGACATTAGGTAGTTTTGGTTATGGTTAAGTTGCATAGTAATAATAAAATCTTGTGGTGCGGACATCTTGTCCGCTAGAGTTGTTATTTACTCAAGCTTTAAAACTTATTGGGTATTTTCACGTTGTTATTTCTGTTCATACTCAGCTATCTTTCTCAACCATCACACCGCAATGTACAGGATTATATAAATGATGACTTTTCAAATAATCTCTTATTTTTGCATAAATTAACTGATTCAGATAAAAAATTTGGCTTGATTGCACTCACCCCTAAACCAAGAAAAATTACTACATTAAATTTTAAACTGTATCTGGATCAATATTTAATTCCCTCAACTTTGCTGCTAACCGTTCAGATTTTTTAGCTTCCTGTTCTGCACTTTCTTCCGGTGTAGGAACTAAATTTCCTTGTGCGGTGAAATACCGCAATAAACCATCATATATTCCTAAATATAAACCTAATTGATGACTCCAAAGATGTCCTTTTTCATTTGCTACTAAAGGTTGATATTCTCCATCTAATAAATGAAAACCTGCAAATTCCAATGTATAAGGATCAAACCAAAAATAATCCGGTGTTCTAAATGTATCTTGATAAAGTTGTTTTTTAAATTCTCTATCTGTATTTGCTGTACTAGGTGAAAGAATTTCTAAAATGAAATTAGGATATTTACCGTCTTCTTCCCAAACTACCCAACTTTTCCGAGTTTTACGTTCAGTTCCTAAGACAACAAAGAAATCAGGACCTCGGAAATATTCTGATTTTTTCTGATTTGGACTATAATAAATAGTCAGATTTCCAGCAGCATAGAAATCATTTCTGTTTTTCCATAACCATTTGATACATTTGATTAAGAGCATAATTTGCTCTAGATATAGTTCTGTTTCCACGGGAGGTTCGTCACTATATAAATCACCAGGAGGAAATATTACATCTTGGGAGATGTTCTCTTGAATTTCTAATTCTTGTGCAATGATCATAAAATTTGATATGGCATCAAGTTGTAATTTTCTGATTATAACATTTTTAATTTCTAATTAATCTCCCACCCCAAACTTGTAGACTGTTGATAAATCTTTTTTAAAGTATTCACATCTCTAGTGGAAATAGATACAGGTTCACGAACTTGGGAAAAATAAAGTGCATCGGTTTCTAGGGAACTATGACCCCAAATTCCTAAAGCATGACCAATTTCATGACGTGCTGCTGCTTGTAAATATTTGCCGGTCTGACTAGGACTTAATAAAATAGTAAATCCATGAGATAAAATATTATTTTGGGTAGATATTTGATATGTTGTTAAAGCTGAACGCGCACGGGGAATTTTAGTAACTGAATCTATTTGTAATGGTGGACGTTTACGAAGAATTTTAATATCAGCAAGTTCGGGATTTTCTACTAATTCTAGAGGTAAATATTTATTCCATTCTTCCACTGCTTGTAAAACTTGATTTATCCATATTTGTGCTAGTTTTTCATTAATGTCTATAGGGGTTTCTATGTTTACTTTAATTGGGAACTTTGACCAAATTAAATAACCAAATTTTGTCGGTTTAACCTGATCAAAATAGTCACCACTATTATTTTTATCTTGCCAATTTTCCAAGCTTGGTGGTAAAGGATGGCTTTTTTGTGAGTATGAATTTTCTGTTAATTTCTGCCCTATAAATACAGATTCAGGATATTGAATTTGAGGTTTTTTAGCAGTAACTGGAAAGTTGCTACAAATAACTAACAGTCCTGCACTTATGAATAAGATCAGAACTGTTAATAATTTTCGCCAAAATAATTTAGTTTTGGCTTTGTAGATTGGCTTTTGGGTGATTTTCCCCATTGTTATTTATTTAGGTAGCCAGTTAGCACTTAAAACTACTGTCAAACCCAGGAAAATAACTACTAGCGCCCAAGTAATCCGATTAAGTGTATTTTCTGCGCTTTTGGTACTGCTAAAAAGTTGAGCTTGTCCACCAATAGCACCAATACCATCACCTTTAGGGCTATGTAGTAAAACTAGGATAATTAAACCTAAAGCCGAGAAAGCCCAAATTCCTTGTACGATACTAGTAACTGTCATACGCAAAAAAACTTCCTAAAGATGACAATGAATATTATTTAAACGTAACACGCCTGATTAACAATTTGTTTATTGGTTGAAGATAAGAAAACAGTTAACCATAGTTAGTTAACTGTTCGCTAGAAGGGATTATATCTTACAAACCTACTGTGGTTGGAGTCCGAGATATTTGTAAGTCGTACTCTGCTACCCTAAGTAGAGATTGACCAGTCATTTCTTCTGGCTGAGGTAGCTGTAAAATATCCAAAATTGTGGGGGCAATGTCGGCTAATTTGCCATCATTCCTTAAATCCACATCTGTCCCATATCCGGGTATTTTCACCCTTTCCCCTTCTACTAAAATGAAAGGAACTGGGTTAGTGGTATGGGCAGTCCAAGGATTGCCTTCTTGGTCTAGCATATATTCGGCATTACCGTGATCAGCGGTAATTAACATTGTGCCGCCGGATTTACCGACAGTTTCCACAAGTTTTCCTAGACATTTATCAACGGTTTCAATGGCTGTAACTGTAGCTTCTACTTTGCCTGTATGCCCTACCATGTCAGGGTTAGCGTAGTTCATGACTACTAGGGAGTAGATGTTTTTTTCAATGGCGGCGATCGCCACATCTGTTACAGCTTTGGCTGACATTGCTGGGTCTTTATCGTAGGTAGCCACCATGGGACTGCTGACCAGTTCCCGGTCTTCACCTTCGCAGGGATCTTCTAGTCCCCCATTAAAGAAATAGGTGACATGAGCATATTTTTCAGTTTCCGCAGTCCGAAACTGTTTCAGACCATGATTTGCAATAACTTCACCCAGAATATTCGTCAAGTTCTGAGGAGTAAAGGCCACAGATACAGGTAAATCTGGGTCGTATTGAGTAAATGTGACAAAAGACAGTGGCGTAATTTGCTGTCTTTCAAAACCCTGAAAATTGGGACTTACAAAAGCTTGAGTTAATTGTCTGGCGCGGTCGGGACGGAAATTGAAAAATATTACCCCATCTCCAGGTGCAACTGCGCCAGGAGCAATTCTCACAGGAACAATAAATTCGTCAGTTACGCCTTCAGAATAGGATGCTTCCAAGACTTCCAACGCTGTAAGTCCATTACCAGCGTTATCTTGTGTCATCACATCGTAAGCACGTTGGACTCGATCCCAGCGGTTATCACGATCCATCGCATAATAACGACCGCTAATGGTGGCAATTTGTCCTACACCTAAGCGGTCTACATATTCTTGCAATTGCTTGATGGCTTTAGTGCCACTTTTTGGCGGTGTATCACGCCCGTCCGTAATAGCGTGAATACATACTTGTGAAAGCTGCTGTGATTTGGCTAAGTCAAGTAATCCAAACAGATGGGTGATGTGGGAATGTACCCCTCCGTCAGAACAAAGACCTATTAAATGTAACTTGCCATTTCGAGAGCGAACTTCCTGACAAATTTTCACCAATGCTGGGTTAGAGGCTAGAGAACCGTCTTCAACTGCATCGGAGATGCGTACCAGTTCTTGGGGAACTACACGCCCAGCGCCAATATTCAAATGACCAACTTCCGAGTTACCCATTTGACCTTCTGGCAACCCTACGGCTTTTCCTGATGTGCGAATGAGGGTGTGGGGATAGGCTGACCATAAACTGTCCATTATGGGAGTTTTGGCAGCAGCGATCGCGTTTCCGCGTTTGTCCTCACAGTAGCCCCATCCGTCTAAAATGACTAGCACCACAGGAGCAACAGGTGCTTTGGTCATAGTAAAATTGCCCTTTACTTTTTGTAATACTCGAATGATACCATTGCTAACTGCGGATGATCAGTTAATTTCTGCTTATTACTCTGTTCAGAAGGTTTTTAGCTTCAGATATGCGATCGCGTATCTTTCTATTTCAATTTATACCAAGTTATCCCAAGATTGGCAAAACGGCTTTTGTTGCCATCAGTAAATTTTCTACAAAACCTGCATATCCATCTGGACAATTCATTTTCATTATCGCTAAATCTACCTGAAAAGCCAAATTCCAGCGAATTTGTAGCGGACGTTGATTACCAATATTTTCTGTAAGATACATTGATGATGCGATCGCTTTCTCTAAAATCTCTTTTGTGTTGTTTAAATCCTCTAAATTTTCTAAATTTGGCAATTCCACACCTAAAACCTTCTCTACAGTTTGAATGTCAGCAAGTAACCAATTTTCAAAATTCCTAATTGCTAAACCTCCCGCAGATCGATCATTTATAGGTTGTTCATTAACATCTAAATGGTAATCCCGAATTTTATTTACAGCCCTTTCTAAATCAATTTTTCTTTGATTGATGTTATCATCTGCATCAACCACAATCAGAATCATATCTACTTCATAATATTCCCATGTACTCACAATTTGGGCTAAATATTTTGGTTTTAAAATAGAGTGTCCAGTTGTTAAAGTCAGTTTTGGCTTTTCTTTCGTTGATGGATGTCTTTGGATAAAATCACAATCTGGAAAACCAGCATTTTGTATTTCTCTCCTAATTAAAGTATGCAATGCACCTTCATTTTCTCTAGGAATTACTTTTCCCCCATCTTCTGGTTTAATATAAGGAACACTCGCGCCTAATTCTGCTTCCCCTTCAGCTATCAAACCTATACGAATTCGCCGACTCATGCGGGATTTCCTCCAAACACATTAGTAAACCAAAGTTCACCTAAAGCACCATCATAAGCTTCTAAAGCTTTTTGAAATCTCACAGACTCAACAGGTAATTTATGAACTTGGGTTTTACCTTCTTGATCCAATTCCACAGCACGCACTTGATGAGGTTCGACGTAGTTTAATAAAACAGGAGAATGAGTTGTAATTAAAACTTGTACAGGATTTCCAGTTATTCCTTCAGTAGAAACAATTTTTAGCAACTCCATCATTTTATGCAGTAACCAAGGATGCACACCATTTTCTATTT from Okeanomitos corallinicola TIOX110 includes the following:
- a CDS encoding Uma2 family endonuclease — translated: MIIAQELEIQENISQDVIFPPGDLYSDEPPVETELYLEQIMLLIKCIKWLWKNRNDFYAAGNLTIYYSPNQKKSEYFRGPDFFVVLGTERKTRKSWVVWEEDGKYPNFILEILSPSTANTDREFKKQLYQDTFRTPDYFWFDPYTLEFAGFHLLDGEYQPLVANEKGHLWSHQLGLYLGIYDGLLRYFTAQGNLVPTPEESAEQEAKKSERLAAKLRELNIDPDTV
- a CDS encoding MFS transporter: MMQSSDLDRKVQPSSPSQAKNKNKGSETKRPNHLRSATQPKSSQNNCSEMSVNDISKTPNLDTKTNQGDPQEQILPQEEQLLQSNDLNEKKDHLQVDTTEISQNNGSGSGGENTSGVEETTGFFPVLKNPNFIALWGGQVFCQLSDKVYLVLMIALINSEFQHSGQSISGWVSALMMIFTIPAVLFGSLAGVFVDRWSKKAVLVASNIWRGILVLIIPFLLWLTHDWQPVGVLPVGFLMILAVTFLVSTLTQFFAPAEQAVIPLIVEEQHLLSANSLYTTTMMASVIVGFAVGEPVLVLADSIWKGLGGSGGLGKEILVGGSYAIAGMILLLLKTNEKPHPPETEFPHVFEDLRDGLRYLKENRRVRNALLQLTILFSIFAALTVLAVRMAEIIPNLKASQFGFLLAAAGVGIAVGAAILGQFGQRFAYRQLSLWGCLGMAASLVSISFFNTQLWLVLPLITLVGVFGALVGIPMQTAIQTETPPEMRGKVFGLQNNVVNIALSLPLALAGLAETFIGLQSVFFGLAIIVFLAGILTWYNSHE
- a CDS encoding matrixin family metalloprotease, with the protein product MGKITQKPIYKAKTKLFWRKLLTVLILFISAGLLVICSNFPVTAKKPQIQYPESVFIGQKLTENSYSQKSHPLPPSLENWQDKNNSGDYFDQVKPTKFGYLIWSKFPIKVNIETPIDINEKLAQIWINQVLQAVEEWNKYLPLELVENPELADIKILRKRPPLQIDSVTKIPRARSALTTYQISTQNNILSHGFTILLSPSQTGKYLQAAARHEIGHALGIWGHSSLETDALYFSQVREPVSISTRDVNTLKKIYQQSTSLGWEIN
- the gpmI gene encoding 2,3-bisphosphoglycerate-independent phosphoglycerate mutase, with the translated sequence MTKAPVAPVVLVILDGWGYCEDKRGNAIAAAKTPIMDSLWSAYPHTLIRTSGKAVGLPEGQMGNSEVGHLNIGAGRVVPQELVRISDAVEDGSLASNPALVKICQEVRSRNGKLHLIGLCSDGGVHSHITHLFGLLDLAKSQQLSQVCIHAITDGRDTPPKSGTKAIKQLQEYVDRLGVGQIATISGRYYAMDRDNRWDRVQRAYDVMTQDNAGNGLTALEVLEASYSEGVTDEFIVPVRIAPGAVAPGDGVIFFNFRPDRARQLTQAFVSPNFQGFERQQITPLSFVTFTQYDPDLPVSVAFTPQNLTNILGEVIANHGLKQFRTAETEKYAHVTYFFNGGLEDPCEGEDRELVSSPMVATYDKDPAMSAKAVTDVAIAAIEKNIYSLVVMNYANPDMVGHTGKVEATVTAIETVDKCLGKLVETVGKSGGTMLITADHGNAEYMLDQEGNPWTAHTTNPVPFILVEGERVKIPGYGTDVDLRNDGKLADIAPTILDILQLPQPEEMTGQSLLRVAEYDLQISRTPTTVGL
- the secG gene encoding preprotein translocase subunit SecG, whose product is MTVTSIVQGIWAFSALGLIILVLLHSPKGDGIGAIGGQAQLFSSTKSAENTLNRITWALVVIFLGLTVVLSANWLPK
- a CDS encoding glycosyltransferase family 4 protein → MRIAWIGKKTPFCGNVTYGREITNRLLDRGHEVSFLHFAQEESESDKSSNFKEVSLPFIYKSQVYTIPTFKATKLLSDSLREIKPDIVHASLTLSTLDFALPEICEELNLPLVATFHPAFAGKGAKLISGTQILAYQLYAPFLDNYHQVIIFSQIQKELLAKMGVRESKIAVIPNGVDTVKYSPGTSDIKKEFKAERLFVYQGRIAPEKNIESLLKAWKQSDMGANSKLLIVGDGVLRSSLEPFYGSEYGIIWLGFVANEERRIEILRGADVFILPSLVEGLSLSLLEAMSCGLACLATDVGADGEVLEKGAGVVLNTKDITSQLRTLLPLFRDHSELTTLLGQKARNRVLERYTLNDNVTQLEGLYTQVLAPRPLTLGSFGYG
- the recO gene encoding DNA repair protein RecO — its product is MSKTYQATGINLKNQALGETDKIITILTKEFGLIRAIATGSRKHNSSLGGRTGMFVVNQLLISQGRSSQPGTPGLDRISQAETITTYPGLSKDLGKLAASQYLAEIVLCQALSEHPQEEMYELLNEHLQRLEALPKGSDVVAHLAHGVFHLLALGGLAPQVQFCCLTQRPLIPDPTNPNWQVGFSITAGGAVCLQAWEQLRKQREQPKKAAENSLDGQNSPKPAYEKVFHHQDLPKISRRLGSKELEMFQQLSQPEIMQIEAATNYGWLTVEQILRQYTQYHLGRPIRSATLIDSYFAANHDAIV